From the Methanoculleus caldifontis genome, the window CTCCAGCGTCTTCCCCGGCACCCCGCCCGACGTGCAGAAGACGACCGCAGCCTTCCCCTCGATGCCCGTGAGGGCCTCGATCGCCGCGTTCACCGCAGGCGTCGGGCTCCTCGCCCAGACGGGGGTTCCGACGACGACGGTATCGTAGCCGGAGACGTCGATCGCGGCGGGCTCGATAGCGGCGCGCTCCCCCCTCATGGCCCGGGGAGAGCCTTTCAGGTACATCCCCACCTTCGAGTAGTGCGCCAGATCTTTTACCTCAACGAGATCGCCGCCGACCACCGCGGCGAGCCGCTCGGCGACGGCCCGGGTGTTGCCGGTCTCGGAATGGTAGACGATACAGACAGCCATACCGGAGGGTACGGCAGACGGATATAAACGGGTATCGGGTGGAGCCGTGCAAGGCGGTTCTACAGGACCGCCCCGCATCACCCGCATGAAAGCCGTATGACCGCCGGCAGTCTCCACGTATCTCTTCGCGCCTTCGCGGCTTCGCGGCTTCGCGTGAGGTCGTATCACCCCCCCAAAATAAACTCACGCGAAGCCGCGAAGTGCGATGGGCCAAAGGGCCGGAGCTCGAGTACCATCAGGTGCGAAGAACGCGAAGTGCGACGGTTCAGTGTCTGAGCATGAGAAGCCGTCAGACTTCGCTGTGCGACGGGCGGGACGCCCGGACAGGCGTTACCCGGTTTGCAGGAGGCCGGCGCGGCCGTCGGCCAAAAAATGAGGGATTATTTCCGGAACTGCGGCATGAACGAACGGAGCTCCTTCCCGACCTCTTCGATCAGGTGCTCCTCGTCCGCTCTTGTCAACGCCGTGAAGACCGGGCGGTTCACCATGTTCTCAAGCATCCACTCCCGCGCGAACTCGCCGTTCTGGATCTCTTCGAGAACTTCCTGCATGGCAACATAGGTCTCCGGCCCGATGACGCGCGGTCCCCGGGTCAGGTCGCCGTACTGGGCGGTGTTGCTGATCGAGTCGCGCATCTTCGTGAACCCGCCCTCGTAGATCAGGTCGACGATGAGCTTCGTCTCGTGCAGGACCTCGAGGTAGGCCATCTCGGGCGCATACCCCGCGTCCACCAGGGTCTCGAACCCGGCCTTGATGAGCGAGGTGATCCCGCCGCAGAGGACCGCCTGCTCGCCGAAGAGATCGGTCTCGGTCTCTTCGGCAAACGTCGTCTCCAGCACCACCGCGCGGGTCGCGCCGATCCCGCGGGCGTAGGCGAGCGCAATGGCATGCGCCTCACCCGTGGCGTCCTGGTGGACGGCGATGAGGGCCGGAACTCCTTTCCCCTCCTCGTAGGTCCGCCGGACCATGTGGCCGGGGCCCTTCGGGGCGACCATGATCACGTCGACGGTGGGCGGGGGGACGATCTGCCCGTAGTGGATGTTGAACCCGTGCGAGAACATCAGGCAGGCGTTCTCCCTGAGGTTGGGGCTGATCTCGGTGCGATAGACAGCGCCCTGGTTCTCGTCGGGGAGGAGAATCTGAACGACGTCGGCACGCCTGACCGCTTCCGCCACGGAGTACACTTCAAACCCGTCTTCGGATGCTCTCTGCCAGCTGCTGCCGGGCCGCAGGCCGATGACGACCTGGCAGCCGGAATCACGCAGGTTCAGCGCCTGTCCGCGACCCTGGGACCCATAGCCGATGACGGCGATGGTCCTGCTCTCCAGGACGCGGGGGTCTGCATCGGACTCATAAAATTTCTGCACCATAGGTTCTCATCCACGGTTGGGCAGCAAACCTGATAAACATTCTATCGGGGAACTTCCTGGTGCAGGGTGGGTTATTTTAAGGTTGATGAGGAGAAACCTTACTCTCATACACGATTGAGGATTTGCGATGGAACTGCCAGATGTCCAGTCCAGCCTGCCGGAGGTCCGTATCAATCTGACCAGGGTGGGTGTGAAGAACGTCCAAAAACTCGTTGAAGTCGCCCGGCCCGGCAAGCGGCCGGTAATTTTCATCTCCAACTTCGACGTCTTCGTCGACCTGCCGGGAAGCCTCAAGGGCGCGAACCTCTCCCGGAACTTCGAGGTGATCGACGACGTGCTGCAGCAGGCCATCGACGGGGATGTGACGGAGATCGAGGAACTCTGCAGCGCGGTGGCGAGGAAACTCCTCGACCGGCACGAATACGCCGAGCGGACCGAGGTCCGGATGCGGAGCAAGTTCATGGTCCGGCGCGAGACGCCGGTCAGCGAGACGGGCTGCCACGAGGTCGTGAACGTCCACGCGAGCGCGATCGCACAGAGGAACGACGGGAGCCCGATCATCCGAAAGAGCATCGGCGCCGAAGTGACCGGGATGACCGCCTGCCCCTGCGCCCAGAATATCATGAAGGACCATGCCCTGCATGTCCTCGAGAACCTCGGCGTGGAAGAAGAGAAGATCACCGCATTCTTCGACGAGGTGCCGATGGCCACCCACAACCAGCGCGGACGCGGGTTCCTCTGCATCGAGATCGACGACGACCAGCACATCAGCCTCGAGAAGATCATCAAGATCCTCAAGGACTCGATGAGCGCCCGGATTTACGAGCTCCTCAAGCGCGGCGACGAGAGTTACGTGGTGATGGAAGCCCACAAGAACCCACGGTTCGTCGAAGATTGTGTCCGCGAGATGGCCCGCAAGGTGATCGCGCAGTTCCGCGATCTCCCCGGAGATTCCGTAGTTACCATAAAGCAGACTAACGAGGAGAGCATTCACCAGCACAACGCCTATGCAGAGCGGAAAGCGACGATAGCCGAACTGGTCGGGGAGATGGACGAAGGGACACTATAAAATCAACAATATTTCTTAATTTATATAACAATTAAATATATTTTAACACCCGGTGTTACTTATTTCCATTATAGTAGCATCAGGGATAGTCCTGAAGCGAAAGATATAAACTCTGTTTCCGTCATATTCCTTTTTGACGTACCGGTGTACGTTTCCAGTACAAATTTGTGTGGTAACACAAGTACAGTGTTCAGAACACCATAATATCGGAATGAGGCGATATAGTTGTCGAAAGTTGTAGAGATTTCCCCAACAACGAGACATGAAGGCCACTCAAAGCTCGTTCTGAAGGTCAACGATGAAGGCATCGTCGAGCGTGGAGACTGGCTCAGCATCACCCCGGTGAGGGGTGTCGAGAAGCTCGCCATCGGTAAGACGATGGATCAGGTTCCGAAGATCGCATCGCGCGTCTGCGGTATCTGTCCCATCGCGCACACCCTGGCGGCTACCGAGGCGATGGAAGCATCCATCGGGTGCGAGATACCCGAGGACGCAAAGCTCCTGCGTTACATCCTGCAGTGTGCCAACAGGATGCACAGCC encodes:
- a CDS encoding flavodoxin family protein — encoded protein: MAVCIVYHSETGNTRAVAERLAAVVGGDLVEVKDLAHYSKVGMYLKGSPRAMRGERAAIEPAAIDVSGYDTVVVGTPVWARSPTPAVNAAIEALTGIEGKAAVVFCTSGGVPGKTLERISEMLAGQGADLRGAVAFTARDAKSGEGIDVLVDLVRRSQKAAAV
- the ilvC gene encoding ketol-acid reductoisomerase, encoding MVQKFYESDADPRVLESRTIAVIGYGSQGRGQALNLRDSGCQVVIGLRPGSSWQRASEDGFEVYSVAEAVRRADVVQILLPDENQGAVYRTEISPNLRENACLMFSHGFNIHYGQIVPPPTVDVIMVAPKGPGHMVRRTYEEGKGVPALIAVHQDATGEAHAIALAYARGIGATRAVVLETTFAEETETDLFGEQAVLCGGITSLIKAGFETLVDAGYAPEMAYLEVLHETKLIVDLIYEGGFTKMRDSISNTAQYGDLTRGPRVIGPETYVAMQEVLEEIQNGEFAREWMLENMVNRPVFTALTRADEEHLIEEVGKELRSFMPQFRK
- the mptA gene encoding GTP cyclohydrolase MptA — encoded protein: MELPDVQSSLPEVRINLTRVGVKNVQKLVEVARPGKRPVIFISNFDVFVDLPGSLKGANLSRNFEVIDDVLQQAIDGDVTEIEELCSAVARKLLDRHEYAERTEVRMRSKFMVRRETPVSETGCHEVVNVHASAIAQRNDGSPIIRKSIGAEVTGMTACPCAQNIMKDHALHVLENLGVEEEKITAFFDEVPMATHNQRGRGFLCIEIDDDQHISLEKIIKILKDSMSARIYELLKRGDESYVVMEAHKNPRFVEDCVREMARKVIAQFRDLPGDSVVTIKQTNEESIHQHNAYAERKATIAELVGEMDEGTL